In Streptomyces sp. NBC_00878, a single window of DNA contains:
- a CDS encoding UDP-glucose/GDP-mannose dehydrogenase family protein, with protein sequence MALKITVIGTGYLGATHAAAMAELGFEVLGLDVVPEKIEMLQRAEVPMYEPGLEELLGKHVAGIEGSSGRLRFTMDWAEVAEFGDIHFVCVNTPQKHGEYACDMSYVDAAFASLAPHLTGPALVVGKSTVPVGSAERLARTLVELAPAGEEVELAWNPEFLREGFAVQDTLHPDRIVAGVRSERAEKLLREVYATPMAEGSPFVVTDFPTAELVKTAANSFLATKISFINAMAEVCEAAGGDVVKLAEAIGYDDRIGKKFLRAGIGFGGGCLPKDIRAFMARAGELGADQALTFLREIDSINMRRRGQMVEMTREALGGGSFLGKRVAVLGATFKPDSDDVRDSPALNVAGQIHLQGGQVTVYDPKGMNNARRLFPTLAYAETAAEAVRGAHAVLHLTEWREFRELDPAVLGEAVTDRVLLDGRNALDPAVWRAAGWTYRAMGRPAA encoded by the coding sequence ATGGCCCTCAAGATCACCGTGATCGGCACCGGCTATCTCGGCGCCACCCACGCCGCGGCCATGGCCGAGCTCGGGTTCGAGGTGCTGGGGCTCGACGTCGTCCCCGAGAAGATCGAGATGCTCCAACGGGCCGAGGTTCCGATGTACGAGCCGGGGCTCGAAGAGCTGCTCGGCAAGCACGTCGCCGGGATCGAGGGGTCCAGCGGGCGGCTGCGGTTCACCATGGACTGGGCCGAGGTCGCGGAGTTCGGCGACATCCACTTCGTCTGCGTGAACACCCCGCAGAAGCACGGCGAGTACGCGTGCGACATGTCGTACGTCGACGCCGCCTTCGCCTCCCTCGCCCCCCATCTGACGGGCCCCGCCCTCGTCGTCGGCAAGTCCACCGTGCCCGTCGGGTCGGCCGAACGGCTGGCCCGTACGCTCGTCGAACTCGCCCCCGCCGGCGAGGAGGTCGAGCTTGCCTGGAACCCCGAGTTCCTGCGCGAGGGCTTCGCCGTCCAGGACACCCTGCACCCCGACCGCATCGTGGCCGGCGTCCGCAGCGAGCGCGCCGAGAAGCTGCTGCGCGAGGTGTACGCCACGCCGATGGCCGAGGGCTCACCCTTCGTGGTGACCGACTTCCCGACCGCCGAGCTGGTGAAGACCGCCGCGAACTCCTTCCTCGCCACCAAGATCTCCTTCATCAACGCCATGGCCGAGGTCTGCGAGGCCGCCGGCGGCGACGTCGTGAAGCTCGCGGAGGCGATCGGGTACGACGACCGGATCGGGAAGAAGTTCCTGCGTGCGGGCATCGGCTTCGGCGGCGGCTGTCTACCCAAGGACATTCGCGCGTTCATGGCACGCGCCGGTGAGCTGGGCGCCGACCAGGCGCTCACCTTCCTGCGCGAGATCGACTCCATCAATATGCGGCGCCGCGGCCAGATGGTGGAAATGACGCGCGAGGCACTGGGCGGCGGTTCCTTCCTCGGGAAGCGGGTCGCGGTACTCGGCGCCACGTTCAAGCCGGATTCGGACGACGTCCGCGATTCGCCCGCGCTGAATGTCGCGGGGCAGATTCACCTCCAGGGCGGCCAGGTCACGGTCTACGACCCCAAGGGCATGAACAACGCCCGACGGCTCTTTCCGACGCTGGCGTATGCGGAAACGGCCGCGGAGGCCGTACGCGGGGCCCATGCCGTCCTGCACCTCACCGAGTGGCGCGAGTTCCGCGAACTGGACCCGGCGGTGCTCGGCGAGGCCGTGACGGACCGCGTCCTGCTGGACGGCCGCAACGCGCTCGACCCCGCCGTGTGGCGGGCGGCGGGCTGGACGTACCGGGCGATGGGGCGACCCGCCGCCTAA
- a CDS encoding acyl-CoA dehydrogenase, giving the protein MAGSADFDLYRPSEEHDMLRDAIRSLSEAKIAPYAAAVDEEARFPQEALDALVSSDLHAVHVPEAYGGAGADALATVIVIEEVARVCASSSLIPAVNKLGSLPVILSGSEALKKKYMTPLAKGDGMFSYCLSEPDAGSDAAGMKTKAVRDGDFYVLNGVKRWITNAGVSEYYTVMAVTDPEKRSKGISAFVVEKSDEGVSFGAPEKKLGIKGSPTREVYLDNVRIPADRMIGEEGTGFATAMKTLDHTRITIAAQALGIAQGALDYAKGYVQERKQFGKPIADFQGIQFMLADMAMKIEAARALTYQAAAKSERGDADLTFQGAAAKCFASDVAMEVTTDAVQLLGGYGYTRDYPVERMMRDAKITQIYEGTNQVQRIVMARNLP; this is encoded by the coding sequence TTGGCCGGATCGGCTGATTTCGACCTGTACCGTCCGTCCGAGGAGCACGACATGCTCCGCGACGCGATCCGTTCACTGTCCGAGGCGAAGATCGCGCCGTACGCCGCGGCGGTGGACGAGGAAGCCCGCTTCCCCCAGGAGGCCCTGGACGCCCTGGTCTCCTCCGACCTGCACGCCGTGCACGTACCGGAGGCGTACGGCGGCGCGGGCGCGGACGCACTGGCGACGGTGATCGTGATCGAGGAGGTGGCGCGCGTCTGTGCCAGCTCCTCCCTGATCCCGGCGGTGAACAAGCTGGGCTCGCTCCCGGTGATCCTCTCGGGCTCCGAGGCGCTGAAGAAGAAGTACATGACACCGCTGGCCAAGGGCGACGGCATGTTCTCGTACTGCCTCTCCGAGCCGGACGCGGGCTCGGACGCGGCGGGCATGAAGACGAAGGCGGTCCGGGACGGCGACTTCTACGTCCTGAACGGCGTGAAGCGCTGGATCACGAACGCGGGCGTGTCCGAGTACTACACGGTGATGGCGGTGACGGACCCCGAGAAGCGCTCGAAGGGCATCTCGGCCTTCGTCGTCGAGAAGTCGGACGAGGGCGTCTCCTTCGGCGCTCCGGAGAAGAAGCTCGGCATCAAGGGCAGCCCGACGCGCGAGGTCTACCTCGACAACGTCCGCATCCCGGCGGACCGCATGATCGGCGAGGAGGGCACGGGCTTCGCCACGGCGATGAAGACCCTGGACCACACCCGCATCACGATCGCGGCCCAGGCCCTCGGCATCGCGCAAGGGGCTTTGGACTACGCCAAGGGCTACGTCCAGGAGCGCAAGCAGTTCGGCAAGCCGATCGCCGACTTCCAGGGCATCCAGTTCATGCTGGCCGACATGGCGATGAAGATCGAGGCGGCCCGCGCCCTGACGTACCAGGCCGCGGCGAAGTCCGAGCGAGGCGACGCGGACCTGACCTTCCAGGGCGCGGCGGCGAAGTGCTTCGCCTCGGACGTGGCCATGGAGGTCACGACGGACGCGGTCCAGCTGCTGGGCGGGTACGGGTACACGCGGGACTATCCGGTGGAGCGGATGATGCGAGACGCCAAGATCACCCAAATCTACGAGGGCACGAACCAGGTCCAGCGGATCGTGATGGCGAGGAACCTTCCGTAG